From Microbacterium sp. LWH11-1.2, one genomic window encodes:
- a CDS encoding F0F1 ATP synthase subunit epsilon, giving the protein MALHVSLVSADAEVWTGEASLVVAKTVEGEIGFMTGHEPVLAILAEGQVRITQTDGTKVLANAQDGFLSMEGDTLTIVAGNAALIA; this is encoded by the coding sequence ATGGCTCTGCACGTCAGCCTCGTCTCCGCGGACGCGGAGGTCTGGACGGGAGAGGCGAGCCTCGTGGTCGCCAAGACCGTCGAGGGCGAGATCGGCTTCATGACCGGCCACGAGCCGGTGCTGGCGATCCTCGCCGAGGGCCAGGTCCGGATCACCCAGACCGACGGCACCAAGGTGCTGGCCAACGCGCAGGACGGGTTCCTCTCCATGGAGGGCGACACCCTGACCATCGTCGCCGGCAACGCGGCTCTCATCGCCTAG
- the atpD gene encoding F0F1 ATP synthase subunit beta — protein sequence MTPTATADQPATAVVGRVARVNGPVVDIEFPHDSIPDIYNALKTTIVIGESSVEITLEVAQHLGDDLVRAIALKPTDGIVRGQEVRDTGEAISVPVGDVTKGKVFNVIGEVLNGEPGETIEVTERWPIHRKAPNFDQLESKTQMFETGIKSIDLLTPYVLGGKIGLFGGAGVGKTVLIQEMIQRVAQDHGGVSVFAGVGERTREGNDLIHEMEEAGVFDKTALVFGQMDEPPGTRLRVALSALTMAEYFRDVQKQDVLLFIDNIFRFTQAGSEVSTLLGRMPSAVGYQPNLADEMGVLQERITSTRGHSITSLQAIYVPADDYTDPAPATTFAHLDATTELSREIASKGLYPAIDPLTSTSRIMDPRYLGEDHYRVATTVKQILQKNKELQEIIAILGVDELSEEDKIVVSRARRIQQFLSQNTYMAKKFTGVEGSTVPLKETIESFDAITRGDFDHVAEQAFFNVGGISDVEEQWAKIQKENG from the coding sequence ATGACCCCCACCGCCACGGCTGACCAGCCGGCGACCGCGGTCGTCGGGCGCGTCGCGCGCGTCAACGGTCCGGTTGTCGACATCGAGTTCCCGCACGACTCGATCCCCGACATCTACAACGCACTGAAGACCACGATCGTGATCGGCGAGTCCTCCGTCGAGATCACGCTCGAGGTCGCTCAGCACCTCGGCGACGACCTCGTGCGCGCCATCGCCCTCAAGCCGACGGACGGCATCGTCCGCGGCCAGGAGGTGCGCGACACCGGTGAGGCCATCTCGGTCCCCGTCGGAGACGTCACCAAGGGCAAGGTCTTCAACGTGATCGGCGAGGTCCTCAACGGCGAGCCCGGTGAGACCATCGAGGTCACCGAGCGCTGGCCCATCCACCGCAAGGCGCCGAACTTCGACCAGCTCGAGTCCAAGACTCAGATGTTCGAGACCGGCATCAAGTCGATCGACCTCCTCACGCCGTACGTGCTGGGTGGAAAGATCGGTCTGTTCGGTGGCGCCGGTGTCGGCAAGACCGTCCTCATCCAGGAGATGATCCAGCGCGTCGCGCAGGACCACGGTGGTGTGTCGGTGTTCGCCGGTGTCGGTGAGCGCACCCGTGAGGGCAACGACCTGATCCACGAGATGGAAGAGGCGGGTGTCTTCGACAAGACGGCCCTCGTCTTCGGCCAGATGGACGAGCCGCCGGGAACGCGTCTGCGCGTCGCCCTCTCGGCTCTGACGATGGCGGAGTACTTCCGTGACGTGCAGAAGCAGGACGTTCTGCTCTTCATCGACAACATCTTCCGCTTCACGCAGGCCGGTTCCGAGGTCTCGACGCTGCTCGGCCGTATGCCGTCCGCGGTGGGCTACCAGCCGAACCTCGCCGACGAGATGGGTGTGCTCCAGGAGCGCATCACCTCGACGCGTGGTCACTCGATCACCTCGCTGCAGGCGATCTACGTGCCGGCCGATGACTACACCGACCCGGCTCCGGCGACCACCTTCGCCCACCTCGACGCCACGACCGAGCTCTCTCGTGAGATCGCGTCGAAGGGTCTGTACCCGGCCATCGACCCGCTGACCTCGACGTCGCGGATCATGGACCCCCGGTACTTGGGCGAGGACCACTACCGCGTCGCGACCACCGTCAAGCAGATCCTCCAGAAGAACAAGGAGCTGCAGGAGATCATCGCGATCCTCGGTGTCGACGAGCTCTCCGAGGAAGACAAGATCGTCGTGTCGCGTGCACGTCGCATCCAGCAGTTCCTCTCGCAGAACACCTACATGGCGAAGAAGTTCACCGGTGTCGAGGGTTCGACCGTCCCGCTGAAGGAGACCATCGAGTCGTTCGATGCGATCACGCGCGGTGACTTCGACCACGTCGCCGAGCAGGCCTTCTTCAACGTCGGTGGCATCTCCGACGTCGAAGAGCAGTGGGCGAAGATCCAGAAGGAGAACGGCTGA
- a CDS encoding F0F1 ATP synthase subunit gamma, giving the protein MGAQLRVYKQKISSAQTTKKITKAMELIAASRIQKAMARVKASSPFARAVTRAVSAVATHSNVDHPLTREPETIRRSAVVIFSSDRGLAGAFNSQILREGLEVAELLREQGKEPVFYLVGRKAVGYFQFRRIAAAAEWTGDTDTPSFHTAEEISQQLLEDFSRGADEGGVDEIHLVYNRFVSMMTQSPESVRLLPLEISEADESEAGNTVYPLYEFEPDAETVLDAILPVYIQSRVFNALLQSSAAKQAATQKAMKSASDNADKLITDYTRLRNNARQAEITQQIAEIVGGADALSSSK; this is encoded by the coding sequence ATGGGCGCTCAACTCAGGGTCTACAAGCAGAAGATCTCTTCTGCTCAGACGACCAAGAAGATCACGAAGGCGATGGAACTCATCGCGGCTTCGCGCATCCAGAAGGCGATGGCACGCGTCAAGGCGTCCAGTCCCTTCGCGCGGGCCGTGACGAGGGCCGTGTCCGCCGTCGCGACGCACTCGAACGTCGACCACCCGCTCACCCGTGAGCCCGAGACGATCCGCCGTTCCGCGGTCGTGATCTTCTCGTCGGACCGCGGTCTCGCGGGAGCCTTCAACTCGCAGATCCTCCGTGAGGGTCTCGAGGTGGCGGAGCTCCTGCGCGAGCAGGGCAAGGAGCCGGTGTTCTACCTCGTCGGTCGCAAGGCCGTCGGCTACTTCCAGTTCCGTCGCATCGCGGCGGCCGCGGAGTGGACCGGCGACACCGACACCCCGTCGTTCCACACGGCGGAGGAGATCTCGCAGCAGCTGCTCGAGGACTTCTCCCGCGGTGCGGACGAGGGCGGCGTCGACGAGATCCACCTCGTGTACAACCGCTTCGTCAGCATGATGACGCAGTCGCCGGAGTCCGTGCGCCTGCTTCCGCTGGAGATCTCGGAAGCAGACGAGTCGGAGGCCGGGAACACCGTCTACCCGCTGTACGAGTTCGAGCCGGATGCCGAGACCGTGCTGGACGCGATCCTGCCGGTGTACATCCAGAGCCGCGTCTTCAACGCACTCCTGCAGTCGTCGGCCGCCAAGCAGGCCGCGACGCAGAAGGCGATGAAGTCCGCCAGCGACAACGCCGACAAGCTCATCACCGACTACACCCGCCTGCGCAACAACGCGCGTCAGGCGGAGATCACGCAGCAGATCGCAGAGATCGTCGGCGGCGCCGACGCGCTCTCGTCGAGCAAATAG
- the atpA gene encoding F0F1 ATP synthase subunit alpha, with protein MAELSISPDVIRDALKDFAAAYEPTGAAATEVGTVIDAADGIAHVEGLPGVMANELVTFADGTKGLALNLDEHQIGVVVLGEFTGVEAGQEVTRTGEVLSVPVGDGYLGRVVDPLGNPIDGLGPVATEAVRELELQAPGVMQRKSVHEPMQTGIKAIDAMIPVGRGQRQLIIGDRQTGKTAIAIDTIINQKANWESGDVNKQVRCIYVAIGQKGSTIASVKGALEEAGALEYTTIVAAPASDPAGFKYLAPYTGSAIGQHWMYGGKHVLIIFDDLSKQAEAYRAVSLLLRRPPGREAYPGDVFYLHSRLLERCAKLSDELGAGSMTGLPIIETKANDVSAYIPTNVISITDGQIFLQSDLFNANQRPAVDVGISVSRVGGDAQVKSIKKVSGTLKLELAQYRSLEAFAMFASDLDAASRRQLSRGARLTELLKQPQYSPYPVEEQVVSIWAGTKGKLDTIEVSDVLRFERELLDYLRRNTKVLETLRETNVLDDDTVAELEKHTDAFVLEFQGGKGHAIGAPGHEEHAAAEADDVNQEKIVKGRRA; from the coding sequence ATGGCAGAACTATCGATCAGCCCCGACGTCATCCGTGACGCGCTGAAGGACTTCGCCGCCGCCTACGAGCCCACCGGGGCCGCGGCGACCGAGGTCGGCACCGTCATCGACGCCGCGGATGGAATCGCGCACGTCGAGGGCCTGCCCGGCGTCATGGCCAACGAGCTCGTGACCTTCGCAGACGGCACCAAGGGTCTCGCGCTCAACCTGGACGAGCACCAGATCGGTGTCGTCGTCCTCGGTGAGTTCACCGGCGTCGAGGCCGGCCAGGAGGTCACCCGCACCGGAGAGGTCCTCTCGGTCCCCGTCGGCGACGGCTACCTCGGCCGCGTGGTCGACCCGCTCGGCAACCCGATCGACGGCCTCGGCCCGGTCGCCACCGAAGCGGTCCGCGAGCTCGAGCTGCAGGCGCCCGGCGTCATGCAGCGCAAGTCGGTCCACGAGCCGATGCAGACCGGCATCAAGGCCATCGACGCGATGATCCCCGTCGGCCGCGGTCAGCGCCAGCTGATCATCGGCGACCGCCAGACCGGCAAGACGGCCATCGCGATCGACACGATCATCAACCAGAAGGCCAACTGGGAGTCGGGCGACGTCAACAAGCAGGTCCGCTGCATCTACGTCGCCATCGGCCAGAAGGGCTCGACCATCGCCTCGGTGAAGGGCGCGCTCGAAGAGGCCGGCGCCCTGGAGTACACCACGATCGTGGCGGCTCCGGCATCCGACCCCGCCGGCTTCAAGTACCTCGCCCCCTACACGGGTTCCGCGATCGGCCAGCACTGGATGTACGGCGGCAAGCACGTCCTCATCATCTTCGACGACCTGTCGAAGCAGGCCGAGGCCTACCGTGCCGTCTCGCTCCTCCTGCGTCGCCCGCCGGGCCGCGAGGCCTACCCGGGTGACGTCTTCTACCTGCACTCCCGTCTGCTGGAGCGTTGCGCGAAGCTGTCCGACGAGCTCGGCGCCGGATCGATGACGGGTCTCCCGATCATCGAGACCAAGGCGAACGACGTCTCGGCGTACATCCCGACCAACGTGATCTCGATCACCGACGGCCAGATCTTCCTGCAGTCCGACCTCTTCAACGCCAACCAGCGTCCCGCGGTCGACGTGGGAATCTCGGTCTCGCGAGTCGGTGGCGACGCGCAGGTCAAGTCGATCAAGAAGGTCTCCGGAACGCTGAAGCTGGAGCTGGCGCAGTACCGCTCGCTCGAGGCCTTCGCGATGTTCGCGTCCGACCTCGACGCGGCTTCGCGTCGTCAGCTGTCGCGTGGTGCGCGTCTGACCGAGCTGCTCAAGCAGCCGCAGTACTCGCCGTACCCCGTCGAGGAGCAGGTCGTCTCGATCTGGGCCGGAACGAAGGGCAAGCTCGACACGATCGAGGTCTCCGACGTCCTCCGCTTCGAGCGCGAGCTCCTGGACTACCTGCGTCGCAACACCAAGGTCCTCGAGACCCTGCGCGAGACCAACGTCCTCGACGACGACACGGTCGCAGAGCTCGAGAAGCACACGGATGCCTTCGTCCTGGAGTTCCAGGGTGGCAAGGGACACGCCATCGGCGCTCCCGGTCACGAGGAGCATGCGGCGGCCGAGGCGGACGACGTCAACCAGGAGAAGATCGTCAAGGGTCGTCGCGCGTAA
- a CDS encoding F0F1 ATP synthase subunit delta codes for MGSATTQALAASIETLAAAKGVTLDTARELFAAGRAVSESSQLSGALADPSAPAEARQNVVTAVFGGFSADAQSVLKTVVAERWSNASELVDGIEELAIRAASIAEPGADLEGEIFGFSRVIAANAELELALGSRLGGEEAKGALVERLLADGGYSAPATLIVSSLVRQPRERRVRQLLSRATRIVSSQHGRVVATVHSASELSEAQRTRLSDALSRRYDGTVSLNVVIDPAVVGGLRVQIADDVIDGSISARLADLRQKLAG; via the coding sequence ATGGGCAGCGCGACCACTCAGGCACTCGCGGCATCCATCGAGACGCTTGCCGCAGCGAAGGGCGTCACTCTCGACACCGCACGGGAGCTCTTCGCTGCCGGGCGTGCCGTGAGCGAGTCGTCCCAGCTGAGCGGCGCGCTCGCTGATCCCTCGGCTCCGGCCGAGGCGCGACAGAACGTCGTCACGGCGGTCTTCGGCGGATTCTCCGCAGACGCGCAGAGCGTCCTGAAGACCGTCGTCGCCGAGCGCTGGTCGAACGCCTCCGAGCTGGTGGACGGCATCGAGGAGCTCGCGATCCGCGCCGCGTCGATCGCGGAGCCGGGCGCCGATCTCGAGGGGGAGATCTTCGGGTTCTCCCGCGTGATCGCCGCCAACGCCGAGCTCGAGCTCGCCCTGGGCAGCCGCCTCGGGGGAGAGGAAGCCAAGGGCGCTCTCGTGGAGCGACTGCTCGCCGACGGCGGCTACAGTGCTCCCGCCACGCTGATCGTCTCCTCGCTCGTGCGCCAGCCGCGCGAGCGGCGTGTGCGCCAGCTGCTCAGCCGCGCCACGCGCATCGTCTCGAGCCAGCACGGTCGAGTCGTGGCGACGGTCCACAGTGCGTCCGAGCTCAGCGAGGCGCAGCGCACCCGTCTCAGCGACGCGCTCTCGCGCCGCTACGACGGCACGGTCTCGCTCAACGTCGTCATCGACCCTGCCGTCGTCGGAGGCCTGCGCGTGCAGATCGCCGATGACGTCATCGACGGCAGCATCTCCGCTCGACTCGCAGACCTTCGCCAGAAGCTCGCGGGCTAA
- a CDS encoding F0F1 ATP synthase subunit B: MLNALVTNLAAEGEAANNPLIPAWYDIIWSGVWFVIILLVVWLVALPRLKAMLDERSAAIEGNMAKADEAQKKAEAALEEYTRQLAEARTEAGEIREAAREDGKKIVAEAKDAASSEAARITATAHTQIEAERQTALVSLRSEVGSLALDLAGGVVGETLSDDARATAVVDRFLADLEASEKAAQ, encoded by the coding sequence ATGCTCAACGCTCTTGTCACGAACCTCGCAGCAGAGGGCGAAGCGGCCAACAACCCGCTCATCCCCGCGTGGTACGACATCATCTGGTCGGGCGTGTGGTTCGTCATCATCCTCCTCGTCGTGTGGTTGGTCGCCCTGCCCCGATTGAAGGCGATGCTCGACGAGCGTTCGGCTGCCATCGAGGGCAACATGGCGAAGGCTGACGAGGCGCAGAAGAAGGCCGAAGCAGCGCTCGAGGAGTACACCCGCCAGCTGGCGGAGGCACGCACCGAGGCCGGTGAGATCCGTGAGGCCGCTCGTGAGGACGGCAAGAAGATCGTCGCCGAGGCGAAGGATGCGGCATCCAGCGAGGCTGCACGCATCACCGCGACCGCGCACACGCAGATCGAGGCCGAGCGTCAGACCGCTCTCGTCTCGCTGCGCAGCGAGGTGGGCTCGCTGGCCCTCGACCTCGCCGGCGGTGTGGTCGGAGAGACCCTCTCCGACGATGCACGCGCCACGGCAGTCGTCGATCGCTTCCTCGCCGACCTCGAGGCATCCGAGAAGGCGGCTCAGTAA
- the atpE gene encoding ATP synthase F0 subunit C, protein MDATTVLAEINGHLAAVGYGLAAIGPAIGVGIVVGKTIEGVARQPELAGRLQVLMWIGIAFTEALAFVGIAVGFIPFP, encoded by the coding sequence GTGGACGCAACTACGGTTCTCGCTGAAATCAACGGCCACCTCGCGGCGGTCGGCTACGGCCTCGCAGCCATCGGCCCGGCCATCGGCGTGGGTATCGTCGTCGGCAAGACCATCGAGGGCGTCGCTCGTCAGCCCGAGCTGGCCGGTCGCCTTCAGGTCCTCATGTGGATCGGTATCGCCTTCACCGAGGCGCTTGCATTCGTCGGCATCGCCGTCGGATTCATCCCCTTCCCGTAA
- the atpB gene encoding F0F1 ATP synthase subunit A, with product MIPKLATDGEFHGPSIDEFFPEILFNAFGVIPVHRIHLVQFLSVIAVVLILWLGTRRMTVVPGRFQSLVEMGLGLVRGNIAHDLLGRKDGDRFLPILTTIFFMVLFMNITGIIPFLNIAGTSIIAVPLVLALVSYVTFIYAGIKKSPGKFFKNALFPAGVPWPVYIIVTPIELLSTFIIRPVTLTLRLLMNMVVGHMILVLCFAATQFFFFTAGGGWAFLGIGTLAFGGAFTIFEILVAVLQAYVFTVLTAVYIQLAVAEEH from the coding sequence CTGATCCCTAAGCTCGCCACTGACGGCGAGTTCCACGGCCCGTCGATCGATGAGTTCTTCCCGGAGATCCTCTTCAACGCGTTCGGTGTCATCCCGGTGCACCGCATCCACCTGGTGCAGTTCCTCTCGGTGATCGCCGTGGTTCTCATCCTCTGGCTCGGCACGCGTCGCATGACGGTGGTGCCCGGCCGCTTCCAGAGCCTCGTCGAGATGGGTCTCGGGCTCGTCCGCGGCAACATCGCGCACGACCTGCTCGGACGCAAGGACGGCGACCGCTTCCTGCCGATCCTCACCACGATCTTCTTCATGGTGCTGTTCATGAACATCACGGGCATCATCCCGTTCCTGAACATCGCCGGAACCAGCATCATCGCTGTTCCCCTCGTGCTCGCGCTCGTCAGCTACGTGACCTTCATCTACGCGGGCATCAAGAAGAGCCCGGGCAAGTTCTTCAAGAACGCGCTGTTCCCGGCCGGTGTCCCGTGGCCGGTGTACATCATCGTCACCCCGATCGAGCTGCTCTCGACGTTCATCATCCGCCCGGTGACGCTCACCCTGCGACTGCTGATGAACATGGTCGTCGGCCACATGATCCTCGTCCTGTGCTTCGCGGCGACCCAGTTCTTCTTCTTCACCGCAGGTGGAGGCTGGGCTTTCCTCGGCATCGGGACCCTCGCCTTCGGCGGCGCCTTCACGATCTTCGAGATCCTGGTGGCCGTCCTGCAGGCCTACGTCTTCACCGTCCTCACCGCGGTCTACATCCAGCTCGCGGTCGCAGAAGAGCACTGA
- a CDS encoding MraY family glycosyltransferase — MKQYLFTIVITAVITFGLTWAVWRLSLRFKLYPGIRDRDVHTTPTPRLGGVAIFLGIAAAFAFSAANPFFQSIWIPPTTMWSILGASFLIAVIGVVDDLWDLDWMIKLGAQFLAAGIITVGGGLQILSLPFGDLIVFSSWVSITMTMFAIVIVMNAVNFIDGLDGLVAGVCLISNGVFFAYSYIFTRDSGASSYFNLSTFIAAVLIGACLGFLPLNWSPAKLFMGDSGALVLGLLMSTSAIALTGQMDPSALDPERLGRSQLLGAFIPILLPLLVVLLPLLDFGLAVLRRMNAGKSPFSPDRKHLHHRMLDLGHRDRDAVLIFYAWTAVISLAVLLMYVGAREDWPGQYLPGVGFGIVGIAACLVITLSPTRRRKRPAGVAPDPTPVES, encoded by the coding sequence GTGAAGCAGTACCTCTTCACGATCGTCATCACCGCCGTCATCACCTTCGGGCTGACCTGGGCGGTCTGGCGGCTGAGCCTGCGCTTCAAGCTCTATCCCGGCATCCGCGATCGTGACGTGCACACGACGCCCACCCCGCGTCTCGGCGGCGTCGCCATCTTCCTCGGCATCGCCGCCGCCTTCGCGTTCTCGGCGGCCAACCCCTTCTTCCAGAGCATCTGGATCCCGCCGACGACCATGTGGTCGATCCTCGGCGCCTCCTTCCTGATCGCCGTCATCGGCGTGGTCGACGACCTCTGGGACCTGGACTGGATGATCAAGCTGGGTGCGCAGTTCCTCGCCGCCGGGATCATCACGGTCGGCGGCGGCCTGCAGATCCTGTCGCTCCCGTTCGGCGACCTCATCGTCTTCTCGAGCTGGGTCAGCATCACGATGACGATGTTCGCGATCGTGATCGTCATGAACGCCGTCAACTTCATCGACGGCCTCGACGGTCTCGTCGCGGGCGTGTGCCTCATCTCCAACGGCGTCTTCTTCGCGTACTCGTACATCTTCACGCGCGACTCCGGTGCCTCCAGCTACTTCAACCTCTCGACGTTCATCGCCGCCGTGCTCATCGGCGCGTGCCTGGGCTTCCTCCCGCTCAACTGGAGCCCGGCGAAGCTGTTCATGGGCGACTCCGGCGCACTGGTGCTCGGGCTGCTGATGTCGACGTCCGCGATCGCGCTCACAGGGCAGATGGATCCCTCGGCCCTCGACCCGGAGCGCCTCGGCCGCTCGCAGCTGCTCGGTGCGTTCATCCCGATCCTGCTGCCGCTCCTGGTCGTCCTCCTGCCGCTCCTCGACTTCGGTCTGGCGGTGCTCCGCCGCATGAACGCCGGCAAGTCGCCGTTCTCGCCAGACCGCAAGCACCTGCACCACCGGATGCTCGACCTCGGACATCGCGACCGGGACGCGGTCCTCATCTTCTACGCATGGACGGCGGTCATCTCGCTCGCCGTCCTGCTCATGTACGTCGGCGCGAGGGAGGACTGGCCCGGCCAGTACCTGCCCGGCGTCGGCTTCGGCATCGTGGGCATCGCGGCCTGCCTCGTCATCACCCTGAGTCCTACCCGCCGCAGGAAGCGCCCGGCGGGGGTTGCACCCGATCCGACACCCGTGGAGTCCTGA
- a CDS encoding L-threonylcarbamoyladenylate synthase, giving the protein MSTIFDCRDEAQLLAGMRNARQAIGRGELIVMPTDTVYGVAADAFSPTAVQRLLDAKGRGRNQPPPVLIGSKDTLAALAESVPEPVQRLVDAFWPGGLTIVLPAQPSLVWDLGETLGTVAVRMPEGHVALELLAETGPLAVSSANLTGEDAAISALDAEKMLGDSVAVYLADGMSKNGIASTIVDATSLVRRGDDEPGVVRILRHGVVTREQLAEVLGDLLESDGAQESHEDHPHEEHTEEQDGNP; this is encoded by the coding sequence ATGTCAACCATCTTCGACTGCCGCGACGAGGCGCAGCTGCTCGCCGGAATGCGCAACGCACGCCAGGCGATCGGCCGCGGCGAACTCATCGTCATGCCCACAGACACCGTGTACGGCGTCGCCGCCGACGCCTTCTCACCGACCGCCGTGCAGCGTCTTCTCGACGCCAAGGGTCGCGGTCGCAACCAGCCGCCGCCCGTGCTGATCGGCTCGAAGGACACCCTCGCGGCACTGGCCGAGTCGGTGCCGGAGCCCGTGCAGCGTCTCGTCGACGCATTCTGGCCCGGCGGTCTCACGATCGTGCTCCCGGCGCAGCCGTCTCTGGTCTGGGACCTGGGGGAGACCCTCGGGACCGTCGCCGTGCGCATGCCGGAGGGCCACGTGGCGCTCGAGCTGCTCGCCGAGACCGGCCCGCTCGCCGTCTCCAGCGCGAACCTCACGGGCGAGGACGCCGCGATCTCGGCTCTCGACGCGGAGAAGATGCTGGGCGACAGCGTCGCGGTGTACCTCGCCGACGGCATGAGCAAGAACGGCATCGCCTCGACGATCGTCGACGCGACCTCGCTCGTCCGGCGCGGGGACGATGAGCCGGGGGTCGTGCGCATCCTCCGCCACGGCGTCGTCACGCGGGAGCAGCTGGCCGAGGTGCTCGGCGATCTGCTCGAGTCCGACGGCGCGCAGGAGTCGCACGAGGACCACCCGCACGAGGAGCACACGGAGGAGCAGGACGGGAACCCGTGA
- the prmC gene encoding peptide chain release factor N(5)-glutamine methyltransferase, protein MPENSLAALVRAAAQRLADAGVPDPLVDAELLAGHVLGQRRGEVQAAIVRGDRASDDASAALDELVTRRSAREPLQHITGTAPFRHLELAVGPGVFVPRPETETVVQYAIDALLSAPEPAPIGVDLGTGSGAIALAMATEVPHARVFAAELSPDAHAWASRNSAGVENLTLVLSDLGEAFPELDGTASVVISNPPYVPDAAIPRDPEVRLFDPAMALYGGEDGLDIVRVLSTRALRLLRPGGLLVIEHGELQGGSIRDLLTADGWRAAATHRDLTLRDRTTTALRP, encoded by the coding sequence ATGCCTGAGAACTCGCTCGCCGCCCTCGTGCGCGCCGCCGCCCAGCGCCTCGCCGACGCCGGTGTGCCGGATCCGCTGGTCGATGCCGAGCTGCTCGCCGGACACGTGCTGGGCCAGCGCCGCGGCGAGGTGCAGGCGGCGATCGTCCGCGGTGACCGGGCGTCCGACGATGCCTCCGCCGCCCTCGACGAACTCGTGACCCGGCGGTCGGCCCGCGAGCCGCTGCAGCACATCACCGGCACCGCACCCTTCCGGCACCTCGAACTCGCGGTCGGCCCCGGCGTCTTCGTACCGCGACCCGAGACCGAGACGGTCGTGCAGTACGCGATCGACGCGCTGCTGAGCGCACCGGAGCCCGCGCCGATCGGCGTCGATCTCGGCACGGGGAGCGGAGCGATCGCCCTGGCCATGGCGACCGAGGTCCCGCACGCCCGCGTCTTCGCGGCGGAGCTCTCCCCGGACGCGCACGCGTGGGCGAGCCGGAACTCGGCAGGGGTCGAGAACCTGACGCTCGTCCTCTCCGACCTCGGCGAGGCTTTCCCGGAGCTCGACGGCACGGCATCCGTCGTCATCTCCAACCCGCCCTACGTCCCCGACGCGGCGATCCCGCGCGATCCGGAGGTCCGTCTGTTCGACCCCGCCATGGCGCTGTACGGGGGCGAGGACGGGCTCGACATCGTGCGCGTGCTCAGCACCAGGGCGCTTCGACTGCTCCGCCCCGGCGGCCTGCTCGTCATCGAGCACGGCGAGCTGCAGGGCGGATCGATCCGCGATCTGCTCACCGCCGACGGCTGGCGCGCCGCCGCCACGCACCGCGACCTGACGCTGCGCGACCGCACGACGACCGCTCTCCGGCCCTGA